The Tripterygium wilfordii isolate XIE 37 chromosome 21, ASM1340144v1, whole genome shotgun sequence genome segment CCTAACATGCGCTCCTTCGATGGAACCAGTGATCCGGACGACCATATGGCTCAGTTTAGACAGAGTATGCTCACCCTCACAGTGTTAAGGGAGTCTCGTGAAGCATGCATGTGCAGAGCGTTTGGATGTTGTCTTACCGGTCCAGCACTACAATGGTTCATCAACCTCCCTAATGCCTTCATCAATTCATTCGCCCAGCTGACAGATCTTTTCATAAAACAGTTCACTAGCAGCAGGAGGTTGCACAAGGCTTCAGACGATCTTTATAAGATCAAACGCGGGCCGGACGAATCTCTTCGTTCATACATTGGTCGTTTCTTGGTGGAGAAGGTATTGATCCCTAGTTGTAACATGGAAACAGTTGTCATGACTTTTAGAAAGGGTTTGTCACCCTCCGATGAACTCTACACGGAGTTGACGAAGTTCCCGTGCACCAACATGGAAGATTTGCTAGCTCGTGCATGGGCCCAAGTGAAATAGGATGAAGATGAAAGCAACCAACCACCATCTTCGATCGGGAGAAGCTCCGGGAATACGTTGGTCGGTAAAGACCATAGCCTAGATCATAGGCCATGACAGATGACAGTACGATTGATCTCGATCTGCTTCGTCTGGCTTTCAGAAGCCAGAATACGCGTTTAATATATAACCGGCTGAAATGATCTCCACTCTCAAAAGGTTGGGAAACAAAGTACAATGGCCTAGCAAAATGAGGTCTCTAGTTGACCGATGGGATTCATTGAAATGGTGTGACTTCCACCAAGACCACGGCCACACCACTCGAGACTGCCGAGGCTTGCATGatgacgttatagaattgttaaACCGCGGACATCTCAAGGATGTGCTGACTGAAAATGGGAAAGAGACCATGGCCAGAAGAAGGAGCGCGAACCGACCCCACCAGTTCACCCCAAACCAAAAGGGTCGGTTGCAGTAATTATTGGAGGATCCGAGATTAGTGGCATCTCGCATTCAGCTGCAAAGAAGAACGCTAGGAAAGCTGTCAATCCACTCCTTCGCTCGATTGAACCAATCACTCCGTCGTCTGGTCAAATGATAAGCTTCATTGACGACAAAGCTACACAATTACTCAATCCGCATCACGATGCTTTGGTAATCTCTATTATAGTCACAAATTATACAATTAAACGTGTCTTAATTGACAATGGCAGCTCGACGAATGTCCTCTTCCAAAGCGGTCTCAAGGCAATGGAAATCGATGAAACTCATATAGTTGGTCGGTCGACCATACTTTTGGGGTTCAGCGGTGAGTAGGTGTATAGCTTGGGGGAAATTGCCTTGTTGGTTTATACCGTGGGGGTAAATCTCAACACAAACTTTGTTGTAATGAATAGTGCTTCTCCATATAACATTATACCTGGTCGACCATGGATCCATGAAATGATAGTATACTTTCCACGTACCATCAGCTGATACGCTTCCCTACCAAATGGGGGGTCAAGGAGATTAAGTGAGAACAACTTGCTTCCCGGAACTGTTACACCAGTgctttgaaaggaaaaacaaatgacttatagcaattacagcaactGACGACCTCTGTAGACCAAGCTGCCATAGTCGACCGAGGTTCGCCAGACATGGAAGAATTGGATGACATTCAGATTCATCCGGACGATCCAGACCACAAAGTACAGATCGGTGCACGCTTTAAGTATGACATCCGAACAAAGTTGATTGAGTTTCTCACGGAGAATCATGACTGCTTCGCATGGTCACACGCCGATATGGTCGGAATAGATCAAGAAGTTGTTGTGCATCGACTCCAGGTTGATCCAGATCACGATCCTGTCAggcagaaaagaagaaagtttgCCCCCGAGCGTAACCATATTATAAACGAGGAAGTTCAAAAGCTTATTGACATAGGCTCCGTTTGTGAAGTCCAATATCCAGGTTGGTTAGCGAACGTAGTTatggttaaaaagaaaaacgaaaaaTGGAGGGTCTGCATCGACTTTACCGATTTGAAcaaagcatgtccaaaggatCCTTTGCCTCTCCCGCACATCGATATGCTAGTCGATTCTACTGCTAGGCATGAGCTCCTCATTTCTGAAAGAGGTAttttctgttataaagtcatgccttttggtttaaAGAATGCAGGATCGACATATCAAAGGTTGGTTAACAAAATGTTCGCTGCTATGTTGGGCAAAACCATGGAAGTCTACATCGATGACATGCTAGTGAAATCCTTGAAAGCTGAATGCCATTTGGAGCACCTGCGGGAGGCGTTCGAAGTACTTCGAAAGTACAACATGAAGCTAAACCCAACCAAATGCTCTGTTGGGGTGTCGGCTGGAAAGTTCCTTGGATACATGGTAACGCAGAGGGGAATAGAAGCGAATCCGGACCAAATTCGATCAGTTCTTAACATCCCATCGCCAAGAAGCATGAAGGATGTGTAGAAGCTAACTGGAAGAGTAGTGGCCCTCAACAGATTTATCTCTCGCTCGTCCGACAGGTGCCACAGTTTGTTTAGCGTTCTTCGTAAGTCCAAGGACTTTGAATGGTCGGCGAATCAGAAGAAGCCTTGCAACAACTGAAGCAATATTTGGTGTCAGCACCACTACTATCCAAACCAAAGCAGGGTGAACCACTTCTGTTATATCTTACAGTTTCTGAAATAGCTATTAGTGCAGTATTAGTGAGGGAGGAAGACGGTAGACAATTGCCAATCTACTATGTCAGCAAAAGCCTGCTCGATGTCGAAACAAGATACTCCCAACTTGAGAAATTGACCTTAGCACTCATTGTAACCTCCCGAAAGTTGCGTCCGTACTTCCAATGTCACTCGATCATTGTTGTAACAACTTTCCCACTACGTAACATACTCCACAAGCCTGAATTGTCTGGCCGATTGACAAAGTGGGCCGTGGGACTCAGCGAACATGACATTGTGTTCCAGCCCCGGATGGCGATGAAGTCTCAAGTGCTGGCTAATTTTGTCGCGGACTTCACTCCACCAATCGAGATCCAAGGAAAACACGAATTGTTATGCCTGACGAAGCATCCAGGAGGAACGTGGTCTCTCTCGGTCGATGGTTCCAGCAACGTGAACGGAAGTGGGCTCAGAGTCGTACTCATTTCACCCTTAGGAGAAATAATGCAACAATCCGTCTGTTGTGGGTTCCGAGCTACCAACAATGAAACTGAGTACGAAGCCCTTGTCGCTGACTTCATCCCACGCTCGCGCCATGGCCCTTCATGCACTGGGGAATGGATATAGTCGGCAAGTTATCGGTTGCTTCTGGCCAAAGAGTATATGTCCTTGTCTTGACGGACTACTTTACGAAGTGGGTCGAGGCAGAGGCTTTTAAGCAAGTCCGGGATAATGAGGTGAAAACATTTATCTGGAAGAACATCATCTGTAGGTTCGGTATTCCTAAGAAAATTATGACCGACAATGGCTCACAATTTCTAAGTCAtcaatttcaagttttctgcagcATATATGGAATAGAGTTACATTACTCCACTTCGCGCAACCCACAGTCGAACGGATAGGCTGAATCCTCTAATAAAACCATTATGAACACTTTAAAGAAAAGGCTTGAAGGAGCTGAGGGCAAGTGGGCAAAAGAATTGCCAGGTGTACTATGGTCTTATCGGACAACGGCCAAAACTCCGACGGGCGAAACTCCATTCTCACTAGGGTATGATGTCAATGGATCAGCCAGAGCACGAACTATGAATTATTGGAAAAGAATCTTGACACGATTGATGAACTTAGAGAAGAAGCTAGGGTTTGAACGGCCATTTACCAACAAAAAGTGGTGCATCATTACAACAAAAACGTCCAAGCCAGaattttcaaagttggagaCTTCGTACTTAGAAAAGTCTTTCAGAACACCAAAGAGCATGGAGCAGGGAAGCTGGGACAAACTTGGGAATGACCATATCAAATCAGAGAAATTGTCGGATGAGGAGCttacaagttaacaaccaaagACGGCCGGGAGTTGAACAACAGTTGGAACACTGTCCATCTTAAGTTGTATCATTTTTAACTAAATAAACTCCCCATTTTGATTCCATCTTTGCTCGAGCGATTAAAAGAAATTAGCTCAACTCGCATCGTTTAATTAACAAAGATGAGATCGGAACAACTTACAAAAACTAGAACTACGAACGCAGTGGACATACCGACAAGATTAACAAAATTAGTATCCACTACAAAAATGACGGACGGCAAAAACGTACTACCGTCTAACAAAATGTAACAAATTTAATATTCATTCAGCAGTAGGCGGAGTTACTTCTCCTTCATTGTCGTCCGCACCATCACCAGcgttttcatcatcatcagcacTATTATCCTCTTCATTTTCACCTTCAGTGAACATTTTCAAGTATTCCTCATGATTGCGGATATGTAATTCAACTTCCCACTCAGAATACTTCCCTTCTTTGAACTCCCTCATTAAATTTTTGGTCGTACAAATGACTGCATCATCGATCGCAGACTCTAGTTGCTTCTTCAAGTCGGCTATCTCATCTTCAGAGGACTTGCGATCAACGGTCATGAATTGAACCTGAGAACAAAGTTCCTCAATCTCTTTCTCAAGCAATGCATTCTTCTCTTCCGCGATCTTTGCATTAGATAAAAccacttctctttcttcttcctcaaagAAATCTCGGCCGACAATTCCTGAACCTTGTTTGAAGCATTAATGTACTTTTTCTTAATTACACTATACTACTCACACATATAGAGGCAGCCCTCGAATATCTGCAAAAGCAAATAGGGAATAATAAGATGGTATGAATGTACTATGACTTTGTACTTCTGTAATAATTACGATCGATAGCATACTTACCCTATAAGCATGCGTAGCGTTGAAATCAACTATACTCTCAGTTGTATAATCAGTAAATTCATTTATGTCCGTCGGGAAAACTAGGCCGCCCGCCACAGTCATAAACGCTCCAGGATCAGAAAACATAGATGTTCCTGCTGGAAAAGTAAAGGTTATGTTGTCAGACGGCTCCTCTGGCTCCTTACCTTTTCTCTCTGGCCTGTTTGATGGGGGAGACGAAGGTTGGTCACCCTCAATAACATCATGCGAAGTAGTCTGCGCGACGTCCGATTCAACCTCAGTGGGAGTCttttttgaactcttttttCTCGAAGCCTTCGTCCTTTTTGCTTCCTGAGCAGCTCTCTTTCTCCGCTCGAAGGCCTCACTTACTTTCTTGACATCGACTGGACCGGCCATTGTATCGTCCGATAATCCTTTCTCTTCTATAGTCAAATGCCGAAGAAAAGAGAATTGATATCGTAGGAGTTCGTACGACCTTGTTGTACACAAAACATTACTCAAATCTTTAAACTTAAGTACATGGGTACCTTCTTGAATGTCCTTGACGAACGACCACAATGAACTCCTGCGCAAGTTTGCTTCCGCCAAGATATTTTTCCAATCCCTCTATTCATCGGTCAGATCTCCAACAAAGCTATTGAAAGCTCGTTCGTAGTTCTCACAAATTGGTTTTGTGCTCAAATTCACTGccaaaaaagaaatataagttCTAGTTAGTAAAGGGTGAACGAAATAAACGATAGAATACACTTACTAGCTTTCCTCCAGGAGGATGGAATTCCGTCCGATCCATTAGGGCCGAATACCATTTCCTCTTGAACCTAGAAAAAATAAGGTTTCCAGCCTCGATCGGCTGTTGTCAAGTTTAAGATTGGATGACCTTGCTTTTTTCTATATAAATTGAATGAGTACCGACCAAGATCCCCGGGGTGCTCTTTCAAGTAATAACAATTCAACAACTCTTTATTCCTGAACGAACGTCCCAACCTCTCACTTAAACATTCAACCGACAGCAACAGCCTCCATCCGTTCGGCATAAGTTAAGTTGGTGCAATGGTAAAGTAGCGCAGTACGTCTCGAACTAGCTTTGGTATTGGAAAACGGAAGCAAATGGAGCCTCGTACATGGCCGTCCATCCCGGTACGTCCCAATCAACCCTTTGATAATAAGCACGAGCCTTAACTTCCACTCCGGTCGAACATTTTAGCAATACTTCAGTTTTAGAATGTCATTTCCCTTCAAAGCCAGAGCATCGGTCTTCGTTAAGAAATTCAATGGCGTGCCTTCAGCAATGGTAGGGTCGATCCCACCTACAGGAGGGATAGCCAGAACTCTACTTGGTCCAACCTCCTCTGTTGGCTCAGCGTATCTTAATCCGGACGGATGATGAGTCTTCTTCAGACGACGAATGACCATCATGGGGTTTGGTTGACCAGAGTTAATTCCATAGCCATCCTCAGCCTTTGTGACGGTTAAATCTGCTATAGCCAGACGATCAGAAGTCCTTTCATCTTCACTACCCCATCGGTCACCTTTAACCTCGTCTAAGTCAGACTCTCGGAGATTGACAATCTCCTCTAAACGAGACGGCGAAGCCATTGAGACCAGTCATCAAAAAACTTCTCCGAAAGCTAAAAGCAAGGAGGAAAAAGAccaaaaatacccaaaaaagtttgaaggaaaaaaacccAAAGCCAGGATTCGTACTTAGAAAATAGATTGAAACCCTTCACCAGGAACAAGAAATAGATTGAAACATAAAGAAATTTAAGAAGGAAATCAAGAAGATCACTTGAACTTACAAAAGAGTGAAGAACCTGCAAGAAGAATGGACGAAGGAAGCTCTGGGACGTAGAGAAGTGAAGGAAGAATGGAGGTTTCGTTGTGTTAAAAAGATGAGCACGAAGAGCAAAGCTCATTTAATACCTATGATGATTACCTTCGGCATAAGTGAAAAGACGGCTCCCATCTCGTTCTTGCTGCACTCTCTAGAGAAACGTATTCAAGGGGATACATTTAAtgccccaaaaccctaaaagacTACCGGTGGAGAACCAAATGTCAAATAGTTGGCAACCACAATTAATGTGAAGATCTTACCAGATACGGGGGACACGTGGCAAAGGACTTTCGTCCGAATGAACAACaactagacccacgagagttTAACGTTCAAACCCAAGTGGCCCAAGACTTTCGTCTGACCGAACTACTAGACACGGGTCTAACGTTCAAGCCCAAGTGGCCATGGTCTTTCGTCCGAATGAACaactagacccacgagagtctaacgttcaagcCCAAGTGGCCACGGTCTTTCGTCCGAATGAACaactagacccacgagagtctaaCGTTCATGCCCAAGTGGCCACGGTCTTTCGTTcgaacgaacaactagacccacgagagtctaaTGTTCAAGCCCAAGTGGCCATGGTTTTTCATCcgaacgaacaactagacccacgagagtctaacgttcaagcCCAAGTGGCCATGGTCTTTCATTTgaacgaacaactagacccatg includes the following:
- the LOC119987903 gene encoding uncharacterized protein LOC119987903: MSSDDSNDLATLLAALKAQMAEDKAAANAESASVRAESIALRSKVEQLMAQLSTLPPTSQVRLNIGSMQSLHSWTSSAPSNSFDHNQSHRAGGNAEKISSPNMRSFDGTSDPDDHMAQFRQSMLTLTVLRESREACMCRAFGCCLTGPALQWFINLPNAFINSFAQLTDLFIKQFTSSRRLHKASDDLYKIKRGPDESLRSYIGRFLVEKVLIPSCNMETVVMTFRKGLSPSDELYTELTKFPCTNMEDLLARAWAQVK